One Acidimicrobiia bacterium DNA segment encodes these proteins:
- a CDS encoding SIS domain-containing protein gives MGISPTRKALLSVCGIIAILRSPGVRRPLPASEVFARLDAIVGSRLGSDGLDAAGVAALRLEELDAVLQGMDGIALLVHNREVAIRIAAAMVVVGDWVTALETALDSDDALVHQPLEEINATLLRLKDARWAIERDRLPTAERVRELVGAAPGWSAIEIATSIQQALSALDRLEVRGRDSAGLTVLVRDHGLDLTDPAISALLASRQSDGLFRSKAVRTAEGHLSFVYKAAAEIGELGDNTSAMRAEILADDLLRLALGGEEGAAVVLGHTRWASVGIISQPNAHPVDSLEVDRSDGPYVTAALNGDVDNFADLKAADGLRVAAEITTDAKVIPTMVSHRLAEGANLTDAFRNTVAGFEGSVAIAASAASYPDQLLLALRGSGQALYIGLAEGCFVVASELYGLVELTRTYVRMDGDTPANVEHPTASRGQIIVLDGRQAGTLEGIYRQAYDGSEVVLTPGDVESAPVTTRDIDRGEFPHFLLKEITESPTSFRKTLRGKLVERDGHLRVMLDDSALSAAVRDGLRSGRITRIQVIGQGTAHVAGQSLAAALVAALPADHHLRVEALPATELSGFGLRQRMSDTLVVAISQSGTTTDTNRTVDLARDRGATVLAIVNRRGTALTNKSDGVLYTSDGRDVEMSVASTKAFYAQIAAGFMLAWAIAEEVGGRVDPTLVAALRDLPAAMETTISRRSVIAAIAQQLAPSKRYWAMVGNGTNRIAAEELRIKLSELCYRSIACDATEDKKHIDLSCEPLVLVCAAALEGSTADDVAKEVAIYRAHKASPIVIATDGETRFAAAMQVIFVPRTHPQLAFVLTAMAGHLFGYEAALAIDAQAHPLREARAAIEEAVGEHAPEDGDELLRLLQPAIATAAGRFFDGLRGLAYDGNLDASTAVRLASSFRYALGIVPLDSYQTELGRIGTPAVVVEDLTAALTAGIEELTRPVDAIKHQAKTVTVGISRSDETLLQPPLVQAVLAAGAARDRLSYKTLRTLADIDPAVAEVTGWIRYELDRESEDGEVRVAIVDRGGIALDIPSRAERHGVLRGTKHTVARERQVFVTRGREDSRTVVIVPETKDDRAVGITLLHVRFHDYLSLAAARGALQGYRNRWSVLRDAVLETEPTFREDRLAAVPTADLLVEPIRELADRWRSG, from the coding sequence ATGGGGATCTCTCCCACCCGGAAGGCCCTTCTGAGCGTGTGCGGCATTATCGCCATCCTTCGCAGTCCCGGCGTTCGTCGCCCCTTGCCTGCCTCCGAGGTGTTCGCTCGTCTCGATGCCATCGTGGGTTCGCGGCTGGGCTCCGATGGGCTGGATGCGGCCGGGGTGGCGGCGCTCCGCCTCGAGGAACTCGACGCTGTTCTGCAGGGCATGGACGGCATCGCCTTGTTGGTGCACAACCGCGAGGTGGCGATCCGTATCGCGGCAGCCATGGTGGTGGTGGGGGATTGGGTCACGGCGCTGGAAACCGCCTTGGACAGCGACGACGCGTTGGTTCACCAGCCCCTCGAAGAGATCAACGCCACCCTCCTGCGGCTCAAGGATGCCCGCTGGGCCATCGAGCGCGATCGTTTGCCTACCGCGGAACGGGTGCGCGAACTGGTGGGGGCGGCCCCGGGGTGGTCGGCCATTGAGATCGCCACCTCGATTCAGCAGGCGCTCTCCGCCTTGGATCGCCTCGAGGTACGAGGGCGCGATTCCGCCGGGCTGACCGTGTTAGTGCGAGACCACGGCCTGGATCTTACCGACCCCGCTATCTCGGCTCTCCTGGCTTCCCGCCAGAGCGACGGACTGTTCCGGTCGAAGGCGGTGCGGACGGCCGAGGGTCATCTCAGCTTCGTCTACAAGGCCGCCGCCGAGATTGGCGAACTCGGCGACAACACCTCGGCGATGCGAGCGGAGATCTTGGCCGATGACCTGTTGCGCCTGGCGCTGGGTGGTGAAGAGGGGGCCGCCGTGGTGCTCGGTCACACCCGATGGGCGAGCGTCGGCATCATCTCGCAGCCCAATGCCCACCCGGTGGACAGTCTCGAAGTGGACCGATCCGATGGCCCGTACGTCACCGCCGCCCTGAACGGCGACGTCGATAACTTCGCCGATCTCAAGGCGGCCGATGGGCTACGCGTGGCCGCCGAGATCACCACCGACGCCAAAGTGATCCCCACGATGGTGTCGCACCGCCTGGCGGAGGGGGCCAACCTCACCGATGCCTTTCGCAACACCGTGGCGGGTTTCGAGGGGTCGGTGGCTATAGCGGCGAGCGCCGCTTCCTACCCCGACCAACTCCTGTTGGCCCTGCGGGGCAGCGGGCAGGCCCTCTACATAGGGCTGGCCGAGGGCTGTTTCGTGGTGGCTTCTGAGCTCTACGGATTGGTTGAACTCACCCGCACCTACGTGCGGATGGATGGCGATACGCCCGCCAATGTCGAACACCCCACGGCCAGCCGCGGCCAGATCATCGTGCTTGATGGCCGCCAGGCGGGAACCCTTGAGGGCATCTACCGGCAGGCCTATGACGGCAGCGAAGTGGTGCTCACCCCCGGCGACGTGGAGTCGGCCCCGGTTACCACCCGTGATATCGATCGGGGAGAGTTCCCGCATTTTCTTCTGAAGGAGATCACCGAATCGCCTACCAGTTTCCGCAAGACGCTGCGCGGGAAGCTCGTGGAGCGCGACGGGCACCTGCGGGTCATGCTCGACGACAGCGCGCTCTCAGCAGCGGTGAGGGACGGACTTCGCTCCGGGCGTATCACTCGGATCCAGGTCATCGGCCAGGGCACCGCCCACGTGGCCGGCCAGAGCCTGGCGGCCGCCTTGGTGGCGGCGCTGCCCGCCGACCACCACCTACGCGTGGAGGCGCTGCCGGCCACCGAGCTTTCCGGTTTCGGACTCCGCCAAAGAATGTCCGACACCCTGGTGGTGGCCATTAGCCAATCGGGGACCACCACCGACACCAATCGCACGGTTGATCTCGCCCGCGATCGCGGTGCCACGGTGCTGGCCATCGTGAACCGGCGCGGCACCGCCCTCACCAACAAGAGCGACGGGGTGCTCTACACCTCCGACGGCCGTGATGTGGAGATGAGCGTGGCCTCTACCAAGGCCTTCTATGCGCAGATCGCGGCGGGCTTCATGTTGGCGTGGGCCATCGCCGAGGAGGTGGGGGGCCGCGTGGACCCAACCCTGGTGGCGGCTCTGCGTGATCTACCCGCTGCCATGGAGACCACGATTTCCCGTCGCTCCGTCATCGCCGCCATCGCCCAGCAGTTAGCGCCGTCGAAGCGGTACTGGGCCATGGTTGGCAATGGGACCAACCGCATCGCCGCCGAGGAACTGCGGATCAAGCTCAGCGAGCTCTGCTATCGCTCCATCGCCTGCGATGCCACCGAGGACAAGAAACACATTGATCTGTCCTGTGAACCGTTGGTCCTTGTTTGTGCCGCCGCGCTGGAGGGCTCCACCGCCGATGATGTGGCCAAGGAGGTGGCGATCTATCGAGCCCACAAGGCCTCGCCCATCGTGATCGCCACCGATGGCGAGACGCGTTTCGCGGCAGCCATGCAGGTCATCTTCGTACCGAGGACCCATCCCCAGTTGGCGTTCGTACTCACCGCGATGGCTGGCCATCTGTTTGGGTATGAAGCGGCCTTGGCCATCGATGCGCAGGCGCATCCCCTCCGCGAGGCCCGCGCGGCCATTGAGGAGGCGGTGGGGGAACACGCCCCCGAAGACGGCGACGAGCTGTTGCGGTTGCTCCAGCCCGCCATCGCTACCGCGGCCGGGCGGTTCTTCGACGGGCTCCGTGGGTTGGCCTACGACGGCAACCTCGATGCCAGTACTGCGGTGCGGTTGGCGTCCTCATTCCGCTACGCCCTCGGCATCGTCCCGCTCGACTCGTACCAGACCGAACTCGGTCGTATCGGCACGCCGGCGGTGGTCGTGGAAGATCTCACGGCGGCTCTGACGGCGGGCATCGAGGAACTCACGCGGCCGGTAGATGCCATCAAGCACCAGGCCAAGACGGTCACCGTGGGCATCTCGCGCAGCGACGAGACGCTGCTGCAGCCCCCGTTGGTGCAGGCGGTCCTCGCCGCCGGAGCCGCCCGCGATCGCCTCAGTTACAAGACGTTGCGCACCTTGGCCGACATCGACCCCGCCGTGGCCGAGGTCACCGGTTGGATTCGTTACGAACTCGACCGCGAGAGCGAGGATGGCGAGGTGCGGGTGGCCATTGTGGATCGCGGCGGGATCGCGCTGGATATCCCATCACGGGCGGAGCGCCACGGTGTTCTGCGCGGCACGAAGCACACCGTGGCACGTGAACGTCAGGTGTTCGTAACCCGGGGGCGGGAAGATAGCCGCACCGTAGTGATCGTGCCGGAAACGAAAGATGACCGCGCCGTGGGGATCACCTTGTTGCATGTTCGGTTCCACGACTACCTCTCACTGGCCGCTGCCCGGGGTGCCCTCCAGGGGTACCGGAACCGGTGGTCGGTTCTACGGGACGCCGTGTTGGAGACCGAACCGACCTTCCGGGAAGACCGTCTGGCGGCCGTGCCGACGGCCGATCTGTTGGTGGAGCCGATTCGTGAATTGGCCGACCGCTGGCGCTCGGGGTGA
- a CDS encoding holo-ACP synthase, which produces MRAALVRTPTLRGRVFTDAEQAYCDRRKDPAERYAVRWAAKEAVLKALGEGVGACRWTEIEVVRAVTGAPSVVLHGGARTLALEQGVSRWLLTMTHTRRVAEAIAVAL; this is translated from the coding sequence ATGCGCGCCGCCCTGGTGCGTACCCCCACCCTCCGGGGCCGTGTATTCACCGACGCGGAGCAGGCCTACTGCGACCGTCGAAAGGACCCGGCGGAACGGTATGCGGTGCGGTGGGCCGCCAAAGAAGCCGTGTTGAAGGCGCTGGGCGAGGGGGTAGGGGCGTGTCGCTGGACCGAGATTGAGGTGGTGCGGGCCGTCACCGGCGCTCCCTCGGTGGTCCTGCACGGTGGGGCCCGGACCCTGGCGTTGGAGCAAGGAGTCAGCCGCTGGCTTCTCACGATGACCCATACCCGCCGGGTGGCCGAAGCCATCGCGGTGGCCCTGTGA
- a CDS encoding NAD(P)H-hydrate dehydratase — MIAVLTPAEMAAVDAAAPEAVEVLIERAGAAVAATALAMLGGGYGRRVVVLAGKGNNGADGRSAAVRLRRRGVRVQVVDAAAAPERLPPADLVVDAAYGTGFRGSYEAPASAGAPVLAVDIPSGVDGLTGRAGGRVLAATRTLTLAALKPGLLLPPGRALAGEVVVADIGLTTTSPTGVVEASDVRDWLPRRASETHKWMAAVLVVAGSPGMGGAAYLAAAAAQRAGAGMVRVASPGGAHEAAAPVEAVGLALPAEDWAAGVLDGLERCHALVIGPGLGTAEATQEAIRAVLAAATVPVVLDGDGLRAVGRAVGGALRARTAGTVLTPHDGEYERLTGERPGADRLAAARSLASATGAVVLLKGSTTVVADPGGLVRIITNGDARLATAGTGDVLSGIIGALLARGLAPLEATAVGAWLHGSAATLATAPGFVARDLIATLPGALGLLSAAGEV, encoded by the coding sequence GTGATCGCGGTCCTCACACCGGCCGAGATGGCGGCGGTAGACGCGGCCGCTCCGGAGGCGGTGGAGGTGCTGATCGAACGCGCCGGTGCCGCCGTGGCTGCCACGGCGCTGGCCATGCTGGGCGGAGGCTACGGCCGACGGGTGGTGGTGCTGGCGGGAAAGGGCAACAACGGCGCTGATGGTCGTTCGGCGGCGGTGCGCCTGCGTCGTCGCGGGGTGCGGGTACAAGTAGTTGATGCGGCGGCGGCGCCCGAGCGCTTGCCACCCGCCGACTTGGTGGTGGACGCCGCCTACGGCACCGGATTCCGGGGGTCCTATGAGGCACCGGCCAGCGCCGGCGCGCCGGTGTTGGCCGTGGACATCCCCAGCGGCGTGGATGGCCTCACCGGGAGGGCGGGTGGGCGCGTCCTGGCCGCCACTCGAACGCTCACCTTGGCGGCGCTGAAGCCCGGGCTTCTCCTGCCGCCGGGTCGCGCCCTGGCCGGCGAGGTGGTGGTGGCCGACATTGGCCTCACGACGACCTCGCCCACCGGTGTGGTGGAAGCATCCGATGTACGGGATTGGCTGCCCCGGCGAGCGAGCGAGACCCACAAATGGATGGCGGCGGTGCTGGTGGTGGCCGGTTCGCCGGGTATGGGTGGGGCGGCGTATTTGGCGGCGGCCGCCGCCCAACGGGCCGGTGCTGGCATGGTGCGGGTGGCTTCCCCCGGGGGGGCCCACGAAGCCGCTGCGCCAGTGGAGGCGGTCGGCCTCGCGCTGCCCGCCGAGGACTGGGCCGCTGGGGTGCTCGACGGGCTGGAGCGATGCCACGCCTTGGTGATCGGACCGGGCCTGGGTACGGCGGAGGCTACCCAGGAGGCGATCAGAGCGGTGCTGGCCGCCGCCACCGTACCCGTGGTGCTGGATGGCGATGGGCTCAGGGCGGTTGGCCGCGCCGTCGGGGGCGCTCTCCGGGCCCGCACCGCCGGCACCGTGCTCACGCCCCACGACGGGGAATACGAGCGACTGACGGGCGAGCGGCCCGGAGCCGATCGTCTCGCCGCGGCCCGGTCGTTGGCGTCGGCCACGGGCGCGGTGGTGTTGCTCAAGGGGAGCACAACGGTGGTGGCTGATCCCGGTGGTCTCGTACGTATCATCACCAACGGTGACGCGCGTTTGGCTACCGCCGGTACCGGCGATGTCCTCAGTGGCATCATCGGTGCCCTTTTGGCGCGCGGCCTCGCCCCTTTGGAGGCCACCGCCGTGGGGGCCTGGCTTCACGGTTCTGCCGCCACACTCGCTACCGCCCCCGGGTTCGTGGCCCGCGACCTGATCGCTACGTTGCCGGGCGCTCTTGGTCTGCTCTCCGCAGCCGGGGAGGTCTAA
- a CDS encoding alanine racemase, translating into MARAWADISLDAVGANVRALCERVAPASVCAVVKADGYGHGAVPVARAALGAGATWLAVAQVPEATALRAGGIVAPVLLLSEPRPDEVDEALAARVDVTLHTASLIAAVGRAAADRPDGSSPVKVHLKVDTGMHRVGAAPADMVALARQVQAHPELDLQAVWTHCAVADEPTRPETAMQLERYEACLTDLAAAGITVPLRHAANSAAALFHPASRYDLVRCGIAIYGIAPAPSLAVGLPLTPVVRLATEVSFVKPVAQGEGISYGHRFHTERDTVIATLPIGYADGVFRRLGELGQEVLIGGRRYPMVGAVTMDQIMVDVGPHAEVRAGDEAVLLGTQGDEQISPEDWAVRLGTISYEVVCAIGARVERRHLSS; encoded by the coding sequence ATGGCGCGGGCCTGGGCCGACATTTCACTCGACGCCGTGGGGGCCAATGTGCGCGCCCTGTGCGAACGAGTGGCCCCCGCCTCGGTGTGCGCGGTGGTGAAGGCCGACGGCTACGGACATGGTGCGGTCCCCGTGGCTCGCGCCGCGTTGGGGGCGGGCGCCACCTGGTTGGCGGTGGCCCAGGTGCCCGAAGCGACGGCTCTACGGGCCGGAGGCATCGTGGCGCCGGTACTGCTGCTGTCGGAACCGCGACCCGATGAGGTTGATGAGGCGCTGGCGGCTCGGGTCGACGTCACGCTGCACACGGCTTCTCTCATCGCCGCCGTGGGCCGCGCGGCCGCCGATCGCCCGGACGGGTCGTCGCCGGTGAAGGTGCACCTCAAGGTCGACACCGGGATGCACCGGGTGGGTGCCGCCCCCGCCGACATGGTGGCCCTCGCCCGCCAAGTGCAGGCGCACCCGGAACTTGATCTGCAGGCCGTGTGGACTCACTGCGCGGTGGCCGATGAGCCGACCCGGCCCGAGACGGCGATGCAGTTGGAGCGCTACGAGGCGTGCCTGACCGACCTCGCCGCCGCCGGGATCACCGTGCCCCTCCGCCACGCGGCCAACTCGGCCGCGGCCCTGTTTCACCCCGCCAGTCGGTACGACCTGGTCCGGTGTGGCATTGCGATCTATGGGATCGCGCCGGCGCCGTCGCTGGCGGTGGGTCTCCCCCTTACTCCCGTGGTGCGGCTGGCCACCGAGGTGTCCTTCGTGAAGCCGGTGGCCCAGGGCGAGGGAATCTCCTACGGCCACCGGTTCCATACCGAGCGCGACACCGTTATCGCCACGTTGCCTATCGGCTACGCCGACGGTGTGTTTCGGCGGCTGGGTGAACTTGGCCAAGAGGTGCTCATCGGTGGTCGCCGCTATCCAATGGTGGGCGCGGTGACAATGGATCAGATCATGGTGGATGTGGGTCCCCACGCCGAGGTGCGGGCCGGTGACGAAGCCGTGCTTCTCGGAACCCAGGGCGACGAGCAGATCAGCCCGGAGGATTGGGCGGTACGGCTCGGCACCATCTCCTATGAGGTGGTGTGTGCGATCGGTGCTCGAGTCGAGCGCCGTCACTTGTCCTCCTAG
- the tsaE gene encoding tRNA (adenosine(37)-N6)-threonylcarbamoyltransferase complex ATPase subunit type 1 TsaE — MPIVATTASVEETRLLGEAVATLASPGDVVVLAGDLGAGKTAFVQGFGRGLGVQERITSPTFTLVHVYDGRLAVHHLDVYRLEHLSEASDLGLAEMLDDGGVVLIEWGDAIARLLPHDHLDVRLTFGADDDDRVIELVPVGPHWARRTDALLAALQPWAGGG, encoded by the coding sequence GTGCCTATCGTCGCTACCACCGCCTCGGTCGAGGAGACGCGACTCCTCGGCGAGGCAGTGGCCACGCTGGCCAGTCCGGGCGATGTGGTGGTTCTGGCGGGCGACCTAGGGGCGGGGAAGACTGCGTTCGTGCAGGGCTTTGGTCGGGGCCTGGGGGTGCAAGAGAGAATCACCAGCCCCACCTTCACCCTGGTGCATGTCTACGACGGGCGTCTGGCGGTGCACCATCTCGATGTGTATCGGTTGGAGCACTTGAGCGAGGCGTCCGACCTCGGCCTGGCCGAGATGCTCGACGATGGTGGGGTGGTGCTGATTGAGTGGGGGGATGCGATTGCTCGTCTGCTCCCGCACGACCATCTCGACGTGCGGCTCACCTTTGGAGCCGACGACGATGACCGGGTGATCGAGTTGGTTCCGGTGGGTCCGCACTGGGCTCGTCGCACCGATGCGTTGTTGGCCGCGCTGCAGCCGTGGGCGGGTGGTGGATGA
- the tsaB gene encoding tRNA (adenosine(37)-N6)-threonylcarbamoyltransferase complex dimerization subunit type 1 TsaB, with amino-acid sequence MLILGITTSTSQVGCAIGGHEGVLGSVHSARGRRHAETLTPAIEFLCRQTRVELSEISAIAVDLGPGMFTGLRVGVAAGKALAYARRLPMIGVTSLDLVAFPLRHSPRRIVCALDAGRGELYHAAYRRSPGGVERLTEPVVASPEELAADLSARADEMLLVGDGALRYQSLFDSLRRVEMADVGEAYPLAGSLVQLAHARALREDWISPAELTPLYLRKPDAEINWTTRDGVSS; translated from the coding sequence ATGCTGATTTTGGGGATCACGACCTCCACCTCCCAGGTGGGCTGTGCCATCGGTGGCCATGAGGGGGTGTTGGGCTCAGTGCACTCGGCGCGCGGACGTCGACATGCCGAGACGCTTACCCCGGCCATCGAGTTCCTGTGCCGTCAGACCCGGGTGGAGCTGAGTGAGATCAGCGCTATCGCCGTGGATCTCGGGCCCGGAATGTTCACGGGGCTACGGGTGGGTGTGGCGGCGGGTAAGGCCTTGGCCTACGCCCGGCGCCTCCCGATGATCGGGGTCACCAGTCTCGACTTGGTGGCTTTCCCGCTGCGTCACTCACCGCGACGGATTGTGTGCGCTCTCGATGCGGGACGCGGGGAGCTCTACCACGCCGCCTACCGACGGTCGCCCGGCGGGGTGGAACGGCTCACCGAGCCGGTGGTGGCCTCACCCGAGGAGTTGGCGGCGGACCTCTCCGCTCGCGCCGACGAGATGCTCCTCGTCGGCGATGGCGCGCTGCGTTACCAGTCGTTGTTCGACTCGTTGCGGAGGGTAGAGATGGCCGACGTAGGGGAGGCCTACCCGTTGGCGGGGTCATTGGTGCAGCTCGCCCATGCTCGGGCCCTGCGCGAGGACTGGATCAGTCCCGCCGAACTCACACCGCTGTATCTGCGCAAACCCGACGCCGAGATCAACTGGACAACGCGCGATGGAGTGTCGAGTTGA